The following proteins are co-located in the Microbacterium immunditiarum genome:
- a CDS encoding right-handed parallel beta-helix repeat-containing protein, which produces MTRLQRFTGTLLLVVVIVAAAFVAGIVFRENPFGESWAEGQTQQDGSRDLGYAGDAEAEAALVAAERERVSLVTSLAGILPWRSGHVEGAYRLPTAPLTTLVLPARQDPYTIHDLRALSPDAITELPDGAILVSESIVALPQAALDLSGVPAVKLASTPEGFASIVVIGGALRVAGAEGAPLAVNSFDPRTGAEDTTTADGRAYIRVQSGTVDIAHAAFAQLGFWSGETGGLALTGAEASDDRPALAEESTDAATDAAAPLVSPDEVTSTLDEEDARLGPVSGSVQHATFTGNAYGLFVADAAGLAVGDSTIDGSLIDGLVLHRDVTDTELAATTVSASAGDGIVVGRSSASIAMTAVTVTGNGRNGIAIDGRALAQGPNPAGSSTAGYGDIAIVESRIADNARYGVEVSGARDVSIADSDIAAGIVGVVVDDAATLVTMTGNTMSHQQRQSIALRDGASEVGIRDNVLSSVGTGVHLHDATADIRDNRFADISQHAVTLVGHASGTRIVGNVIAGHGTTAVHDDAVGGYAARNDLEGWSPPVTPRSVLETFAQPLTLIWTALGVLVVITALTRRKSPPIRHPYPEHIPLTQLTRGIVPPESIRRTQ; this is translated from the coding sequence ATGACCCGCCTGCAGCGCTTCACCGGCACGCTGCTGCTGGTGGTCGTCATCGTGGCGGCGGCGTTCGTCGCGGGCATCGTGTTCCGCGAGAACCCGTTCGGCGAGTCCTGGGCCGAGGGGCAGACGCAGCAGGACGGCTCGCGCGACCTCGGCTACGCGGGCGACGCCGAGGCGGAGGCTGCCCTCGTCGCGGCTGAGCGCGAGCGCGTCTCGCTCGTGACGTCGCTCGCGGGCATACTCCCGTGGCGCTCCGGACACGTCGAGGGCGCGTACCGCCTGCCGACGGCGCCGCTCACGACCCTCGTGCTGCCCGCGCGACAGGACCCCTACACGATCCACGATCTGCGAGCCCTGTCGCCCGACGCGATCACCGAGCTGCCCGATGGGGCGATCCTGGTGTCGGAGAGCATCGTCGCGCTGCCGCAGGCCGCGCTCGACCTGTCGGGCGTCCCCGCCGTCAAGCTCGCGAGTACTCCCGAAGGGTTCGCGTCCATCGTCGTCATCGGCGGTGCGCTGCGGGTGGCCGGCGCCGAGGGCGCTCCCCTCGCGGTGAACAGCTTCGACCCGCGCACGGGCGCGGAGGACACGACGACGGCTGATGGTCGTGCGTACATCCGGGTCCAGAGCGGAACCGTCGACATCGCGCACGCCGCCTTCGCTCAGCTCGGCTTCTGGTCGGGCGAGACGGGCGGACTCGCGCTGACCGGCGCCGAGGCATCCGATGACCGCCCCGCACTCGCCGAAGAGTCGACGGATGCCGCGACCGACGCAGCCGCGCCCCTCGTCTCGCCCGACGAGGTGACCTCGACACTCGACGAAGAGGACGCGCGCCTCGGGCCCGTGAGCGGGTCTGTCCAGCACGCGACGTTCACGGGCAACGCGTACGGACTCTTCGTGGCCGATGCCGCGGGGCTCGCCGTCGGCGATTCGACGATCGACGGCAGCCTCATCGACGGGCTCGTGCTGCACCGCGACGTCACCGACACCGAGCTCGCCGCGACGACCGTGTCGGCCAGCGCCGGCGACGGCATCGTCGTCGGGCGCTCGAGCGCGTCCATCGCGATGACCGCCGTCACCGTGACGGGCAACGGCCGCAACGGCATCGCGATCGACGGCCGCGCGCTCGCGCAGGGGCCCAATCCGGCCGGTTCCTCGACCGCGGGATACGGCGACATCGCGATCGTCGAGTCGCGCATCGCCGACAACGCGCGCTACGGCGTCGAAGTCAGCGGCGCGCGCGACGTCTCGATCGCCGACAGCGACATCGCGGCCGGCATCGTCGGCGTAGTGGTCGACGATGCCGCGACCCTCGTCACGATGACGGGCAACACGATGTCGCACCAGCAGCGGCAGTCCATCGCGCTGCGGGACGGCGCCTCGGAGGTGGGCATTCGCGACAACGTCCTGTCGTCGGTCGGAACCGGCGTGCACCTGCATGACGCGACGGCGGACATCCGCGACAACCGGTTCGCGGACATCTCGCAGCACGCGGTGACCCTCGTCGGTCACGCGAGCGGAACACGCATCGTCGGCAACGTCATCGCGGGGCACGGCACGACCGCCGTGCACGACGATGCCGTCGGCGGATACGCGGCGCGCAACGACCTCGAGGGCTGGTCGCCGCCCGTCACCCCGCGTTCGGTGCTCGAGACGTTCGCGCAGCCGCTGACTCTCATCTGGACGGCGCTCGGCGTGCTCGTGGTCATCACGGCGCTCACGCGCCGCAAGAGCCCGCCCATCCGCCATCCGTATCCCGAGCACATCCCGCTCACCCAGCTCACACGGGGGATCGTTCCCCCCGAGTCGATCCGGAGGACACAGTGA
- a CDS encoding right-handed parallel beta-helix repeat-containing protein, whose amino-acid sequence MNRKSHAPPLIVAALALLAPLAGCASGPASGGSPSGAPPSPTPTAPAPAGGAAEVECEDATAEPTTTQELEDALDAAQPGDVIALQPGTYEGEFVASAQGTQDAPITLCGPEDAILDGGAVDGGYVLHLDGVSHWIVQGFTVRNGQKGIMADATTHTTIRGITVTHIGDEGIHLRAASTDNHVVGNTVGDTGLRKPKFGEGIYIGSAESNWCDITGCEPDRSDRNVIEGNTISGTTSESVDIKEGTSAGVLRGNTFDGSAITDADSWVDVKGNGWRIEGNEGTSSPGDGFQTHEILDGWGTDNVFAGNVANLEGPGDGVAFAFEPERGNVLLCDNEVSGDRELSNVECRE is encoded by the coding sequence ATGAACCGAAAGTCCCACGCCCCGCCGCTGATCGTCGCGGCGCTCGCCCTGCTCGCGCCCCTCGCCGGGTGCGCGTCGGGTCCGGCATCCGGCGGCAGTCCATCGGGTGCGCCGCCGTCGCCGACCCCGACGGCCCCCGCACCCGCGGGTGGTGCCGCCGAGGTCGAATGCGAGGACGCGACCGCCGAGCCGACCACGACCCAAGAGCTGGAGGATGCGCTCGACGCCGCCCAGCCCGGCGACGTGATCGCGCTTCAGCCGGGCACGTACGAGGGCGAGTTCGTCGCCTCGGCGCAGGGCACGCAGGACGCTCCCATCACGCTGTGCGGGCCCGAGGATGCGATCCTCGACGGCGGCGCGGTCGACGGAGGTTACGTGCTGCACCTCGACGGCGTCTCCCACTGGATCGTGCAGGGCTTCACGGTGCGCAACGGCCAGAAGGGGATCATGGCGGATGCCACGACCCACACGACGATCCGCGGCATCACCGTGACCCACATCGGCGACGAGGGCATCCACCTTCGCGCCGCGAGCACCGACAACCACGTCGTGGGCAACACCGTCGGCGACACCGGGCTGCGCAAGCCGAAGTTCGGCGAGGGCATCTACATCGGCTCGGCCGAGAGCAACTGGTGCGACATCACCGGCTGCGAGCCCGACCGCAGCGATCGCAACGTGATCGAGGGCAACACCATCTCGGGCACGACGTCCGAGAGCGTCGACATCAAGGAGGGCACGAGCGCGGGCGTCCTGCGCGGAAACACCTTCGACGGCTCGGCGATCACGGATGCCGACTCGTGGGTCGACGTGAAGGGCAACGGGTGGCGCATCGAGGGCAACGAAGGCACGTCGTCGCCCGGCGACGGGTTCCAGACGCACGAGATCCTCGACGGCTGGGGCACCGACAACGTCTTCGCGGGCAACGTCGCGAACCTCGAAGGCCCCGGCGACGGAGTGGCGTTCGCGTTCGAGCCCGAGCGCGGCAACGTCCTCCTGTGCGACAACGAGGTCTCGGGCGACCGAGAGCTGAGCAACGTCGAGTGCCGCGAGTGA